The following are from one region of the Paenibacillus protaetiae genome:
- a CDS encoding toll/interleukin-1 receptor domain-containing protein — MDKRYTAFISYSWDGPAHEEWIRNLVNDLRSQGGVDATCDQFEVQEKTVNLNKMMINAIRDNDYVIVVLTSSYAQKADDFQGGVGFETMLSLPALRTEPDKFIFVMREGDYAAGFPYHLRDYYAINFSNDVEYKQKLDELIRRIYKKGKFEKARLGNIPDFGVMLPDNTQVQEVSTYKSVFDDLDLPSANKISDLAKKKFINGSFIEICRLFEELFEQMSRKTSGFEFSSEQIDNQKRVFLLYLNGNQVSGVKIWVGGLGYNTNSICLSYGNHISVRSDNSMNEIISVDVSQHNQMALKMTLSFSTKDESMTPEKIVRSIWTSSLAYSFKL, encoded by the coding sequence TTGGACAAGAGATATACCGCCTTCATTAGCTACAGTTGGGACGGACCTGCTCATGAGGAATGGATCAGAAATCTTGTAAATGATTTGCGATCACAAGGTGGAGTAGATGCAACTTGTGATCAATTTGAAGTACAAGAAAAAACGGTAAATTTAAATAAGATGATGATTAATGCAATACGGGATAATGATTACGTTATTGTAGTACTTACAAGTTCTTATGCTCAGAAAGCAGATGATTTCCAAGGCGGAGTTGGATTTGAAACTATGTTGTCATTGCCTGCTCTAAGAACCGAACCTGATAAATTTATATTCGTAATGCGAGAAGGGGACTATGCAGCAGGTTTTCCGTATCATTTACGTGATTACTATGCTATTAATTTTAGTAATGATGTGGAATATAAGCAAAAGTTAGATGAACTGATTCGTCGTATTTATAAGAAAGGAAAATTTGAAAAAGCGCGATTAGGTAATATTCCTGATTTCGGTGTCATGCTCCCGGATAATACTCAGGTTCAAGAAGTATCGACTTATAAAAGTGTTTTTGATGATTTGGATTTACCTAGTGCTAACAAGATAAGCGATCTCGCTAAAAAGAAATTCATTAATGGTAGCTTTATTGAAATTTGCAGATTATTTGAAGAACTCTTCGAACAAATGAGTAGGAAGACTTCTGGATTTGAATTTAGCAGTGAGCAAATTGATAACCAAAAGAGGGTATTCCTTCTATATTTGAATGGGAACCAAGTGTCAGGTGTGAAAATTTGGGTTGGTGGATTAGGTTATAATACAAATTCGATTTGTCTGAGCTATGGTAACCATATAAGTGTGAGATCGGACAATTCAATGAACGAAATTATTAGTGTAGATGTTAGCCAACATAACCAGATGGCACTTAAGATGACACTAAGTTTTTCAACAAAAGACGAATCCATGACGCCTGAAAAAATTGTTAGGTCAATTTGGACATCTTCGTTGGCATACTCATTTAAATTATGA